Part of the Quadrisphaera sp. DSM 44207 genome, ACCCGCCGGAGACCGTCGACCTCACCATCGCGACGGACAACCGCGAGGCCGGGCGGGTCATCGGCGAGTGGGCGAAGTCGCAGCTGGGCGGGCAGAAGGCCACCATCGCGCTGCTCGACCTGTTCAACGACAAGGTCGTCTCGGTCGACTACAACCGCGACCAGGGCTTCCTGGAGGGCATGGGCATCGACGTCGCCGACCCCCAGGCCAACGGCGACGAGGCCGCGACCGGCAGCTACGACGGCGGCGAGTACGAGATCGTGTGCAACGAGCCGACCACGGGTGCCGAGGACGGCGGGCGCACCGCGATGGAGAACTGCCTGTCGCGCAACCCCGAGATCAACGTGGTCTACACGATCAACGAGCCGGCGGCCGCCGGCGCCTACGCCGCGCTGCAGGCCGCCGGGCGCGAGCAGGAGGCGATCATCGTCTCGGTCGACGGCGGCTGCGCCGGCGTCCAGCAGGTCGCCGAGGGCACCATCGGCGCCACCGCCCAGCAGTACCCGGTGGAGATGGCGCGCCAGGGCGTCTCGGCCGTCGCCGAGTACGTGCGCAACGGCACCGAGCCGCAGGTGAGCGAGGGCCTCGACTTCCTCAACACCGGCGTCGCGCTCGTCACGGACACGCCGGCGGAGGGCCTCGAGAGCATCACCACCGACGAGGCCAGCGAGATCTGCTGGGGCTGACCGGCCCTCCCCCGGGTGCGGCCGCTCGCCGGCCGCACCCGGGGCCAGCGCCCCGAAGGAGAGGCACGCATGACCACCACCACCGCACCGCCCCCGCACACCGCCGCCGAGACGTTCGAGCAGCGGCGCCGCTCGCCGCTGCAGCGCGTGCAGCACGTGCTGCACCGCCGGCCCGAGCTGAGCCCCGCGCTGGTCCTGCTCGCCGCCGTCGTCGTCTTCGGCCTGGTCAACGAGCGCTTTCTGCAGCCGCAGAACCTCTCGCTCGTCCTGCAGCAGGTGGCGGTCGTGGCCGCCCTCGCCGTGGGGCAGACCCTGATCATCCTCACCGCGGGCATCGACCTGTCGGTCGGGGCGATCATGATCCTGTCCACCGTCGTCGTCGGGCACGTGGTCTCCGAGCGGGGGTTCCCCGGCTGGCTCGCGCTGCTCGTCGGCCTCCTCGTCGGCACCGCCGCCGGGTTCCTCAACGGCATGCTCGTCACGCGCATCAACCTGCCGCCGTTCATCGTCACCCTCGGCACCCTGAACATCTTCACGGCCCTGTCCCTGCTCATCAGCGGGGGCCTGAGCATCGACGGCGACGTGCTCGGCCCGCTCCTGACCTTCACGGGCCAGACGTTCCCGATCGGCCCGTTCCGGGTGACCACCGGCGTCCTGCTCGTCCTCGCGCTCTACCTCGTCGTCGGGTTCGCGCTGCGCCAGACCGCGTGGGGCCGCCACGTCTACGCCGTCGGCGACGACGCGGACGCCTCCCGCCTGGCCGGCATCCGCGTCAACCGCGTCCTCCTGAGCGTCTACACCGTCGCGGGCCTGATCTTCGCCCTCACGACGTGGGTGCTCATCGGCCGCATCGGCGGCGCCAGCCCCAACGCCGGCGTCGAGGCCAACCTCGACAGCATCACGGCCGTCGTCATCGGCGGCACGAGCCTGTTCGGCGGCCGGGGCAGCCTCATCGGCACGCTGCTCGGGGCGATCACCGTGGGCGTCTTCCGCAACGGCCTCGCGCTGGCGGGCGTCGACGTCCTGTACCAGACCCTCGTCGTCGGCGTCCTCGTCATCGCCGCCGTCTCCATCGACCAGTGGATCCGGAAGGTCAAGGCATGAGCCACCCCGCGGACGGTGCCCCCGGCACCGCGACGAGCACCGTTCCCACCCCCGGCGCCGCCGGCAGCACCGCCGCGGCCCCGGCCGGCGGCGGAGAGCCCGTGCTGCGCGCCGAGGGCCTCGTGAAGACCTTCGGCCGCGTCGTCGGCCTGGACGACGTGGACCTCGAGGTCCGCGCCGGGGAGGTCCTGGCGATCATCGGCGACAACGGCGCCGGCAAGTCGACGCTGATCAAGTGCCTGACGGGCGCGTACGTGCCCGACAGCGGGCAGCTCTACCTCGACGGGAAGCCGGTGCACTTCCGGCGCCCGCAGGACGCCCGCGACGCCGGCATCGAGACCGTCTACCAGACCCTCGCCGTCGCCCCGGCCCTCGACATCACGAGCAACATGTTCCTCGGCCGCGAGGTGCGCCGGAAGGGCTTCGCCGGGTCGGTGCTGCGGATGCTGGACCAGCGCGGCATGCGCGCCTCCGCCGAGGAGAAGGTCCGCGCCCTGGGCATCGCGACGATCCAGAACATGTCGCAGACGGTGGAGACCCTCTCCGGCGGCCAGCGGCAGGCGGTCGCGGTGGCCCGGGCGGCGGCGTTCGGCAGCAAGGTCGTCCTCCTGGACGAGCCCACGGCCGCCCTGGGCGTCAAGGAGTCCGGGCAGGTGCTGCGCACGATCAAGGAGCTGCGGGCCGCCGGGCTGCCGGTCATCCTCATCAGCCACAACATGCCGCACGTGTTCGAGGTGGCCGACCGCATCCACATCCAGCGGCTGGGGCGCCGCGCCGCGGTGGTCACGCCGCAGTCGCACACCATGTCCGATGCCGTGGCGATCATGACGGGCGCCGCCCCGGGCGTGGACCGCTGACCTCACCCTCCCGTCCCCCTCCCCGCGTGATCATGCAGTTCCGGCACACCGGAGCTGCATGATCACGCGGGGGAAGGGGTGTCAGGAGGCCCCGCTCGCCTCCCCGAGGGCGGCGCGCAGCATGTCCTCGCGGTCGACGACCTTCGTGCGCTCGCGCCCGGCCGCCGCGCCGAGCTCCCGCTCGTAGGTGTCGACGAGCAGCCAGCCCGACCACTCCACGGCCCGTGCCCCGCGCTCGCGCAGCAGCGCCGTCACGTCCTGCGGGTCGCGGTGCGGCGCGCGCGGCAGGGAGGGGAGGTCCTCGAGCAGGGAGGCGGCCGTCTCGGCGGCGTCGGAGCGCGTGTGCCCGATCAGCCCCACCGGGCCGCGCTTGACCCACCCGCTGACGTAGACGCCCGGCACCGGCCGCCCGTCCTCGCCGCGCACGCGCCCGGCGTCGTGCGGCACGACGCCGGCGTCCTCGTCGAACGGGACGCCGGGCAGCGGGGAGCTGACGTAGCCGACCGCCCGGTACACCGCGTCGACGGCGAGCTCGTGCAGGCGGCCCGTGCCGGTGACCGTGCCGTTCCCGACCAGCTGCATCCGCTCCGTCTGCAGGCCGCGCACGCGGTCCTCGCCGAGCAGGCGCACCGGCCGGTGCAGGAAGTGCAGGTGCACCGTGCGCTGCGGGCCCTCGCCGGCCTGCTCGCCGGCCTGCTCGGGGCTGGCCTCCTCGGCCGCCGGGTGGGCGTAGCCGCGCAGGGTCTCGAGCACCTGCGCCCGCTGGTGGTCCGCCTCCACCGCGCGGCGGGAGGCGTCGTCCAACTGGAGGTCCTCGAGGTCGACGACGACGCGCACGCCCGGCACCTCGCCGAGCTCGCGCAGCTCCAGGGGGCTGAAGCGCGCCTGCACCGGCCCCCGGCGGGCGACGACGTGCACCTCCCGCACCCGGCTGTCGGCCAGGCCGGCGGCCACGGTGTCGGGGATGTCGGTGGCGGCCAGGTCCTCGGCGCGGCGCACGAGCATGCGCGTGACGTCGAGGGCGACGTTGCCCGCCCCGATGACGGCGACGCGCTCGGCGTCCAGGGGCCAGCCGCGCGGGGCGTCGGGGTGCCCGCCGTACCAGGCGACGAAGTCGGCGGCGCCGTGCGAGCCGGGCAGGTCCACCCCCGGGACGTCGAGCCCGGCACTGCGGTCCGCGCCCGTGGTGAGCACGACCGCGTCGTAGAGGTCGAGCAGGTCGTCGACGGTCAGGTCGCGGCCGACCTCGACGTTGCTGAGCAGCCGGATGTCGCCGCGGTCGAGCAGCTTGTGCAGGGCGGTGATGATCTTCTTGATCCGCGGGTGGTCGGGGGCGACGCCGTAGCGCACCAGCCCGAAGGGCGCCGGCAGGCGCTCGAGGAGGTCCACGCTCACCCGCGCGGGCGCCTTCGCCAGGGCGTCGGCCGTGAAGATGCCGGCTGGTCCTGCGCCCACCACGGCCACCCGGGCGGGGCCCGCTGCTGCGCTCTGACCGTCGCTCACGCGCCCATCCTCTCCCAAGGCGGCGGTGCGCTCGCGCGCGCGGTGACGGTTGGCGGGTGCTGCTGCCGCGTGCCAGGGTGGACGGTCGTCGTCCCCGTCCTGAGGAGTTCTCGCATGTGGGTGCTGCTGACCGCCCGTTTCCGCGCGTGGGTGCTGTTCTCGGTGGTGCTGCCCCTGGCGCGCCGCCTCGCCCGCGGCCTGGCCACGCGGATCGAGCGCTCCGGCGGCTCGTCGCGCACCTCCCGCGCCCTGCGCCGCGTGGGGGGAACCGCGCCGGCGCGGCGCCGTCGCCGCTTCCTCTGAGCAGCAGCTGGCGGCGGGCCCTCGGGCTCGCCGCCAGCTGAACTACACCACCTGACCCGCACAGGACCTCAGGGCTGGTCGACCTCGACCGCCACCTGCTCCTGGCGCAGGTCGATGTCGATCACCTGCTGCTCGACGACCTCGCGGACGCTCACCTGCACCCGCTCGTAGGCGCGCACCTGCATCGAGACCACCGGCACCTCCTCGCGGAGGACCACCTCGAGGTCGCGCCCGGGGCCCGTGGCCGTCATGACGGGAGCCGCCGCGGCGGCGTCCACGGGCACGCGCTCGACGCGCAGCCGCTCGACCCGGACGGGGACCTCCACGGTGCGCATCTCGGTCTCGACCGTGCGCACGACGCGCAGCGTCTCCACCGGGTACCGCTCGCGGCGCAGGTGGGCCTGCTCCACGGAACGGACGACCGACGCCTCCTCCGGCACCGCTCCTGAGTTCACGTCGGTGCTCATCACGCCTCCTCGGGCACTCGCACGACAGGACGGAAGACGCGATGAGGGACGGGCGGGGCCGAAGAGCCCCGCCCGTCCCTCATGCGGTGTCAGCGACGGTCGTTGCGGAGGTTCGGGTCCGCGACGACGTCCTTCTCGAGCTCGATCTGCTCCTTGCGGACCTGCTCGGTGACCGTCTGCTCCTCGGTGACCTGCTGGGTGCCGAGGCGCACGCGCTCGACCGGCACGACGTCCTTGTCCACGACCACGCGCTCGGCGTGGAGGGTGACCTCGTGCTCCTCCTCGGACAGCGCCGGCCCGTCCATGGCCCGGCCCATGGTGGCGTCCGTGATCGGCTCGCGCTGGACCACGACCTCCTCGTGGGTGACCGGCACGGTCTGCGTCACGTTCTCGGTGACGATGTACTTGCGCAGACGGGCGCGGCCGGCTTCGGTGCGCACCTTGCCCACCTGCAGCCGCTCCTCCGAGCGGGTCATCGCGTCGTCCGTGACCGGGCCGGAGGTGTCGCGGCCCACGGCGCGGCCCTCGACGTCGTCGTAGACCCCGTCGCCGTTGCGGTCACCACGACCGCCGGTGCCGACCGCAGCGGCCGTGCCCGTGGTCGCGGCGGTGTCGGCGTAGCCGGTGGTCTGGCCGGTGCCGGTCGGGGACTCCGCGCCGGTGTAGGCCAGGCCGTAGTGGCGGTAGAGCTCCGCCTCGTCGTCGACCGTCAGGGCCTGGTCGATGTCGTGGTTCGGAGCGGCCTTGACCTGCTCCTTGGTGTAGGGCACGCGCAGCTCGTCGCCGCTGAACGTCGCCTGCTCCAGCGGCACGAGGGAGTGGTTGCTGCCGAACAGGCCGGTCTTGACGGCGGCCCACTCCGGCTGGCCGGTCGCGTCATCGAGGAAGACCTCGTCGACCTTGCCGAGCTTGTCGCCGTCCGAGCCGTACGCGGTGGCGCCGCGCAGCTGGGCCGGGTCGCTGATCGAAACTGCCATGGTGTCTCCTCTCGGCACGGGGTCGGTACCCCGTGCGCCGCGGAACGTTCCGGACTGCCCGCAGTGGCCGCCGCGGACGGCGGAGGGTGGATCGCACCTCTGCGCCGTCGATCGACAGTAGCCACCGCGGGTGGCTGCGGCCACTCGAGATCGTCCCGGACGCAGCGTCCGGGCACCCGGTGGCACGAGCACTTCTTTACCCCTGTCCTGGCAGGCCAAACGCCTCCGGGGCGCCGGAGGGCGCCCTCTGCTCCGAGCCGGTGCGCGCGGTCGCTGCGCGTGCTGCGCTTGACACGCGCCGGAGGGCGGTGCGACCGTCCCAGCACCCATCCAGAGCGGCCGAGAGACCTGGCTCGACGACGCCGCAGCAACCGCCCGCGCAGGGCAGGTGCTCCCGCCAGGGCCGATGGAGGAGACAGATGAGCCCCGCCGCCACGTCCGTCGTCGACCTGCCCGCGGTCTTCCGCACGGTCGCCTCGAGCACCTGGGTCGTCACGACCACCGCCCCCGACGGCACGCCCGTCGGCTTCACCGCGATCTCGATCGCCTCGGTGTCCCTGGACCCTCCGCTCATCTCCTTCAACGTCTCGCGGACGTCGTCCAGCCTGCCGGCGCTGACGGCGTCGCGGCGCTGCGCGGTGCACCTGCTGGCGCACGACCAGGAGCTCCTCGCCCGCCGGTTCGCCGGCCCGGCCGCGCACCGCTTCGACGACGAGGGGGCGTGGGGCTGGGACGAGGCCGGCGTGCCGCAGCTGCAGGGCGCCGCGGCCCGGCTCTCCGGCGCGGTGACCGCGTTCGTCGAGGCCGGGGACAGCCTGCTCGTGCTGGCGGCGGTGGAGGACACCCGGGTCACCGGTCGCGCCCCGC contains:
- a CDS encoding flavin reductase family protein produces the protein MSPAATSVVDLPAVFRTVASSTWVVTTTAPDGTPVGFTAISIASVSLDPPLISFNVSRTSSSLPALTASRRCAVHLLAHDQELLARRFAGPAAHRFDDEGAWGWDEAGVPQLQGAAARLSGAVTAFVEAGDSLLVLAAVEDTRVTGRAPLVHHARAYHRLPAPGTPTHAA
- a CDS encoding FAD-dependent oxidoreductase — encoded protein: MSDGQSAAAGPARVAVVGAGPAGIFTADALAKAPARVSVDLLERLPAPFGLVRYGVAPDHPRIKKIITALHKLLDRGDIRLLSNVEVGRDLTVDDLLDLYDAVVLTTGADRSAGLDVPGVDLPGSHGAADFVAWYGGHPDAPRGWPLDAERVAVIGAGNVALDVTRMLVRRAEDLAATDIPDTVAAGLADSRVREVHVVARRGPVQARFSPLELRELGEVPGVRVVVDLEDLQLDDASRRAVEADHQRAQVLETLRGYAHPAAEEASPEQAGEQAGEGPQRTVHLHFLHRPVRLLGEDRVRGLQTERMQLVGNGTVTGTGRLHELAVDAVYRAVGYVSSPLPGVPFDEDAGVVPHDAGRVRGEDGRPVPGVYVSGWVKRGPVGLIGHTRSDAAETAASLLEDLPSLPRAPHRDPQDVTALLRERGARAVEWSGWLLVDTYERELGAAAGRERTKVVDREDMLRAALGEASGAS
- a CDS encoding DUF2382 domain-containing protein → MAVSISDPAQLRGATAYGSDGDKLGKVDEVFLDDATGQPEWAAVKTGLFGSNHSLVPLEQATFSGDELRVPYTKEQVKAAPNHDIDQALTVDDEAELYRHYGLAYTGAESPTGTGQTTGYADTAATTGTAAAVGTGGRGDRNGDGVYDDVEGRAVGRDTSGPVTDDAMTRSEERLQVGKVRTEAGRARLRKYIVTENVTQTVPVTHEEVVVQREPITDATMGRAMDGPALSEEEHEVTLHAERVVVDKDVVPVERVRLGTQQVTEEQTVTEQVRKEQIELEKDVVADPNLRNDRR
- a CDS encoding ATP-binding cassette domain-containing protein; this encodes MSHPADGAPGTATSTVPTPGAAGSTAAAPAGGGEPVLRAEGLVKTFGRVVGLDDVDLEVRAGEVLAIIGDNGAGKSTLIKCLTGAYVPDSGQLYLDGKPVHFRRPQDARDAGIETVYQTLAVAPALDITSNMFLGREVRRKGFAGSVLRMLDQRGMRASAEEKVRALGIATIQNMSQTVETLSGGQRQAVAVARAAAFGSKVVLLDEPTAALGVKESGQVLRTIKELRAAGLPVILISHNMPHVFEVADRIHIQRLGRRAAVVTPQSHTMSDAVAIMTGAAPGVDR
- a CDS encoding DUF2382 domain-containing protein; amino-acid sequence: MSTDVNSGAVPEEASVVRSVEQAHLRRERYPVETLRVVRTVETEMRTVEVPVRVERLRVERVPVDAAAAAPVMTATGPGRDLEVVLREEVPVVSMQVRAYERVQVSVREVVEQQVIDIDLRQEQVAVEVDQP
- a CDS encoding ABC transporter permease, with product MTTTTAPPPHTAAETFEQRRRSPLQRVQHVLHRRPELSPALVLLAAVVVFGLVNERFLQPQNLSLVLQQVAVVAALAVGQTLIILTAGIDLSVGAIMILSTVVVGHVVSERGFPGWLALLVGLLVGTAAGFLNGMLVTRINLPPFIVTLGTLNIFTALSLLISGGLSIDGDVLGPLLTFTGQTFPIGPFRVTTGVLLVLALYLVVGFALRQTAWGRHVYAVGDDADASRLAGIRVNRVLLSVYTVAGLIFALTTWVLIGRIGGASPNAGVEANLDSITAVVIGGTSLFGGRGSLIGTLLGAITVGVFRNGLALAGVDVLYQTLVVGVLVIAAVSIDQWIRKVKA
- a CDS encoding substrate-binding domain-containing protein — protein: MTHPLGSRRGAAPLLSLVAAATLGLSACGGDTGSGSGGGGEDAPVAVSLITKTQTNPFFVAMQEGAQEEADELGVDLTTAAGREDGDEATQVQAIENAISSGQQGILITPNGPGVNSALERAREAGLYVMALDTPPDPPETVDLTIATDNREAGRVIGEWAKSQLGGQKATIALLDLFNDKVVSVDYNRDQGFLEGMGIDVADPQANGDEAATGSYDGGEYEIVCNEPTTGAEDGGRTAMENCLSRNPEINVVYTINEPAAAGAYAALQAAGREQEAIIVSVDGGCAGVQQVAEGTIGATAQQYPVEMARQGVSAVAEYVRNGTEPQVSEGLDFLNTGVALVTDTPAEGLESITTDEASEICWG